In Rhodococcus sp. OK302, one genomic interval encodes:
- the metK gene encoding methionine adenosyltransferase — protein sequence MSKSGSRLFTSESVTEGHPDKICDAISDSILDAILTQDPRARVAVETLVTTGQVHVAGEVTTTAYADIPKIVRDTVLEIGYDSSAKGFDGNSCGVNVAIGAQSPEIAQGVDHSHEARVDGTLDDEIDRQGAGDQGLMFGYATTDTPELMPLPIAMAHRLARRLTEVRKTGILPYLRPDGKTQVTIEYDGDKPVRLDTVVISTQHAADIDLDNLLTPDLREKVLNSVLADVNLANLDTTDVRLLVNPTGKFVLGGPMGDAGLTGRKIIVDTYGGMARHGGGAFSGKDPSKVDRSAAYAMRWVAKNAVAAGLADRIEVQVAYAIGKAAPVGLFVETFGTEKTDPARIQQAITEVFDLRPGAIIRDLDLLRPIYAKTAAYGHFGRTDIDLPWESTDRADKLRSAAGL from the coding sequence GTGAGCAAGTCCGGCAGTCGGCTATTCACCAGCGAGTCCGTGACCGAGGGGCACCCGGACAAGATCTGTGACGCGATCAGCGACTCCATTCTCGACGCGATCCTGACGCAGGATCCGCGTGCTCGCGTCGCCGTGGAAACTCTGGTCACCACCGGCCAGGTGCACGTCGCCGGCGAGGTCACGACCACCGCCTACGCCGACATTCCCAAGATTGTCCGCGATACGGTCCTCGAGATCGGTTACGACAGCTCGGCCAAGGGATTCGACGGCAACTCCTGCGGTGTCAACGTCGCGATCGGTGCGCAGTCCCCGGAAATCGCTCAGGGCGTTGACCATTCGCACGAGGCTCGTGTCGACGGAACGCTCGACGACGAGATCGATCGTCAGGGCGCCGGCGATCAGGGCCTGATGTTCGGTTACGCCACCACCGATACTCCGGAACTGATGCCGCTCCCCATCGCGATGGCGCATCGATTGGCCCGTCGCCTCACCGAGGTTCGCAAGACCGGCATCCTGCCGTACCTGCGTCCCGACGGCAAGACCCAGGTCACCATCGAATACGACGGTGACAAGCCGGTTCGCCTCGACACCGTCGTCATCTCGACGCAGCACGCTGCCGACATCGATCTCGACAATCTGCTGACCCCAGATCTTCGCGAGAAGGTACTCAACTCGGTTCTCGCCGACGTGAACCTCGCGAACCTGGACACCACCGACGTGCGCCTGCTGGTCAACCCGACCGGCAAGTTCGTCCTCGGTGGACCGATGGGTGACGCCGGTCTGACCGGCCGCAAGATCATCGTCGACACCTACGGCGGAATGGCTCGCCACGGCGGCGGCGCATTCTCCGGCAAGGACCCGTCCAAGGTGGATCGAAGTGCCGCCTACGCCATGCGCTGGGTTGCCAAGAACGCAGTTGCTGCCGGCCTCGCCGACCGCATCGAAGTTCAGGTCGCCTACGCTATCGGCAAGGCCGCTCCGGTTGGTCTGTTCGTCGAGACGTTCGGCACCGAGAAGACCGATCCGGCTCGCATTCAGCAGGCCATCACCGAGGTCTTCGACCTGCGTCCGGGAGCGATCATTCGCGATCTCGATCTGCTGCGTCCGATCTACGCGAAGACCGCTGCGTACGGCCACTTCGGTCGCACCGATATCGATCTCCCGTGGGAGAGCACGGATCGTGCAGACAAGCTGCGTAGCGCAGCCGGTCTCTGA
- a CDS encoding primosomal protein N' codes for MGAERVAAEVDPVARVLPMLPLAHLDREFDYLVPRELEADAQPGVRVRIRFAGRLVDGFIVSREATSDHQGKFGWLERVISAERVLTAEIAQLVDRVAERYAGTRADVLRLAVPPRHAKVEAEPWEPCGDIAAPTLDERGWHLYQHGEAFVTAVREFRAPRAVWQALPGEDWPMRLAELAGSVAAVGKSAVIVVPDQRDIDRVLAACEAVSGAEAVVGLSAGLGPAMRYRRWLAALRGSARIVVGTRSSVFAPTPDTGLVVVWDDGDDNLAEPRSPYPHARESAVLRGHVAGCAVVIGGFSRTAESQALVDSGWAHDLVAARDVVRHCSPKITALADSDQALARDPGARAARLPAIAFAAARRALREGHGVLVQVPRRGYVPTLACGKCRAPARCRRCNGPLALPSAAGPDGAGIPECRWCGVADAAYRCHACGAKALRAVVVGAGRTAEELGRAFPGVKVVLSGGGDVVKEVPQGPALVVSTVGAEPVMTGGYGAALLLDGWALLGRADLRAEEETLRRWMSAAALVIPLSEGGEVVVVADSGIPTVQALVRWDPIGHARNQFDEREEVGFPPAVHLAAIDGGSAAIAELVASAELPSSAVLLGPVELPAGERLPYSGEDEAGVAPERMLIRVPRKDGRALADALAHARAARSARKSSGPVRIQIDPRRIG; via the coding sequence GTGGGCGCGGAAAGAGTAGCGGCAGAGGTTGATCCGGTTGCCCGGGTTCTACCGATGCTTCCCCTCGCTCACCTCGATCGGGAGTTCGACTATCTCGTTCCCCGTGAACTCGAAGCGGATGCGCAACCCGGTGTACGGGTGCGCATCCGCTTTGCTGGTCGTCTGGTCGACGGCTTCATTGTTTCCCGTGAGGCGACCAGCGACCATCAGGGCAAGTTCGGCTGGCTCGAGCGTGTCATCTCCGCCGAGCGCGTACTCACCGCCGAGATAGCGCAGTTGGTCGATCGTGTCGCCGAGCGTTATGCCGGGACGCGTGCCGATGTCCTGCGATTGGCCGTGCCCCCTCGCCATGCAAAAGTTGAAGCTGAGCCCTGGGAGCCGTGCGGTGACATCGCGGCGCCCACCCTGGACGAACGAGGCTGGCACCTCTATCAACACGGCGAAGCGTTTGTCACCGCCGTCCGTGAATTTCGCGCTCCGCGTGCGGTGTGGCAGGCATTACCTGGCGAAGACTGGCCGATGCGTCTCGCCGAACTCGCGGGATCTGTTGCAGCCGTAGGGAAGAGCGCTGTCATCGTTGTCCCCGATCAGCGCGATATCGATCGGGTGCTTGCGGCCTGTGAGGCCGTGTCCGGCGCTGAAGCGGTAGTGGGACTGTCAGCAGGCTTGGGCCCGGCCATGCGCTATCGACGGTGGTTGGCGGCGCTCCGCGGAAGTGCGCGCATCGTGGTCGGCACTCGAAGTTCCGTTTTTGCGCCGACGCCCGACACTGGACTCGTAGTGGTGTGGGACGACGGCGACGACAACTTGGCGGAGCCGCGCTCGCCCTATCCGCATGCCCGCGAATCCGCAGTTTTGCGAGGCCATGTCGCTGGATGTGCCGTGGTGATCGGCGGTTTTTCACGGACCGCGGAATCCCAGGCGCTCGTCGATTCCGGTTGGGCTCATGATTTGGTGGCAGCCCGCGACGTCGTCCGGCATTGCTCGCCCAAGATCACCGCGTTGGCAGATAGCGATCAGGCCTTGGCCCGCGATCCCGGTGCCCGGGCGGCACGCTTGCCGGCCATTGCTTTTGCCGCGGCACGACGCGCATTGCGCGAAGGCCACGGCGTGTTGGTTCAGGTGCCGCGTCGCGGTTACGTGCCGACGCTTGCATGCGGGAAATGTCGGGCACCGGCGCGCTGCCGACGATGCAACGGGCCCTTGGCATTACCGTCCGCTGCCGGTCCGGACGGTGCCGGAATTCCCGAGTGCCGGTGGTGCGGCGTCGCCGATGCGGCGTACCGGTGTCATGCCTGTGGTGCGAAGGCGTTGCGGGCGGTTGTCGTTGGCGCAGGTCGTACCGCCGAGGAACTCGGCCGGGCGTTCCCCGGAGTGAAGGTTGTGTTGTCCGGTGGCGGCGATGTGGTCAAGGAAGTTCCCCAAGGTCCCGCTTTGGTGGTTTCGACCGTCGGCGCAGAACCGGTGATGACTGGAGGTTATGGCGCGGCTCTGTTGCTCGACGGCTGGGCGTTGCTCGGCCGCGCTGATCTGCGAGCCGAAGAAGAGACGCTGAGGCGGTGGATGTCGGCCGCGGCCTTGGTGATTCCGCTGTCCGAAGGCGGCGAAGTGGTGGTGGTCGCGGATTCGGGAATCCCGACGGTTCAGGCGTTGGTGCGCTGGGATCCGATCGGTCACGCCCGCAATCAGTTCGACGAACGTGAAGAGGTCGGGTTTCCGCCGGCTGTACACCTGGCGGCCATTGACGGTGGCAGCGCAGCGATTGCGGAGTTGGTGGCGTCGGCGGAATTGCCGAGCAGCGCTGTACTTCTCGGTCCGGTGGAATTGCCGGCGGGGGAGCGGCTTCCGTACTCGGGCGAAGATGAAGCCGGAGTGGCGCCGGAGCGGATGCTGATTCGGGTACCGCGTAAGGACGGGCGTGCGTTGGCTGATGCGCTCGCTCACGCACGTGCAGCTCGGAGTGCGCGGAAGTCCTCGGGTCCGGTGCGGATACAGATCGATCCGCGTCGAATCGGTTGA